In Streptomyces sp. DG2A-72, one genomic interval encodes:
- a CDS encoding glycosyltransferase family 39 protein, with translation MTTYYTADTAVTEPVAPLAPAAGEPRQPFVRRLWRGRPEDPRWVRPAFWGLLLATAALYFYNLSSSGYANSFYSAAVQAGSQSWKAFFFGSLDAANAITVDKPPAALWPMALSVRLFGLSSWAILAPEVLMGVGTVAVVYASVRRRFSPAAGLIAGVVLALTPVAALMFRFNNPDAMLALLMAVACYFVVRALEDGRTKWLVWASVAIGFAFLAKTLQAFLILPPLAIVYAVCAPVKVKKRCVQLALATVAIVVSGGWWVAIVELWPASSRPYIGGSQNNSFLELTFGYNGLGRLNGEETGSVGGGGGGGGTGQWGETGWDRMFNSEIGGQISWLLPAALILLIAGLVATRKLKRTSVTRGSFLVWGGSLLITMAVFSYMAGIFHQYYTVALAPYMAAVVGMGAATLWEKRHEMWASLALAAAVVASAAWGYVLLNRTPDYLPWLKWLVLIGGLTGALGLISVAKLGRQLALAAAGLSFVAAVAGPTAYTISTLQEGHTGSIVTAGPAGASMMGGGPGGGGFPGGGQNQQNGNIQGQGRQGGGMGQPPTGGTGGMPGQNGNSNTQGQNQQGGMPGGQTGEGGMGGGGGAGGLLNGASVSDEAKKLLETNAGDYTWAAAAIGAQNAANYQLSTGEPVMAIGGFNGTDPSPTLAQFKQYVTDGKIHYFISSGSGGGGMGGSSSGTSSQITEWVEANFTKVTVGSATFYDLTQEASSS, from the coding sequence ATGACCACCTACTACACAGCCGATACGGCCGTCACGGAGCCCGTCGCTCCACTGGCGCCCGCGGCCGGCGAACCCAGGCAGCCGTTCGTACGGAGACTGTGGCGCGGCCGGCCCGAGGACCCCCGCTGGGTGCGCCCGGCGTTCTGGGGCCTGCTGCTCGCCACCGCGGCGCTCTACTTCTACAACCTGAGCTCCTCCGGCTACGCCAACTCCTTCTACTCCGCGGCCGTCCAGGCCGGCAGCCAGTCCTGGAAGGCCTTCTTCTTCGGCTCGCTGGACGCGGCCAACGCCATCACCGTCGACAAGCCCCCGGCCGCGCTGTGGCCGATGGCCCTGTCGGTCCGCCTCTTCGGCCTCAGCTCGTGGGCGATCCTGGCCCCCGAGGTCCTCATGGGCGTCGGCACGGTCGCCGTCGTCTACGCGTCCGTACGCCGCCGGTTCAGCCCCGCGGCCGGTCTGATCGCGGGCGTCGTGCTCGCGCTCACCCCCGTCGCGGCGCTGATGTTCCGGTTCAACAACCCGGACGCGATGCTGGCGCTGCTGATGGCGGTCGCCTGCTACTTCGTCGTCCGGGCGCTGGAGGACGGCCGTACGAAGTGGCTGGTGTGGGCCTCCGTCGCGATCGGCTTCGCGTTCCTGGCCAAGACGTTGCAGGCCTTCCTGATCCTGCCGCCGCTGGCGATCGTGTACGCGGTCTGCGCGCCGGTGAAGGTGAAGAAGCGGTGTGTGCAGCTGGCCCTGGCGACGGTCGCGATCGTCGTCTCCGGCGGCTGGTGGGTCGCGATCGTCGAGCTGTGGCCCGCGTCCTCGCGCCCGTACATCGGCGGCTCGCAGAACAACAGCTTCCTGGAGCTGACCTTCGGCTACAACGGCCTCGGCCGACTGAACGGCGAGGAGACCGGCAGCGTCGGTGGCGGTGGCGGTGGAGGCGGGACCGGGCAGTGGGGTGAGACCGGCTGGGACCGGATGTTCAACTCCGAGATCGGCGGCCAGATCTCCTGGCTGCTCCCGGCGGCCCTGATCCTGCTGATCGCGGGCCTGGTGGCCACCCGCAAGCTCAAGCGGACGTCCGTGACCCGGGGTTCGTTCCTGGTCTGGGGCGGCTCGCTGCTGATCACCATGGCCGTCTTCAGCTACATGGCGGGCATCTTCCACCAGTACTACACGGTGGCTCTCGCCCCCTACATGGCGGCCGTGGTCGGCATGGGCGCGGCGACCCTGTGGGAGAAGCGGCACGAGATGTGGGCCTCGCTCGCCCTCGCGGCAGCGGTCGTGGCGAGTGCCGCCTGGGGTTACGTCCTGCTCAACCGCACACCGGACTACCTCCCCTGGCTGAAGTGGCTGGTCCTGATCGGCGGCTTGACCGGCGCCCTCGGCCTGATCTCCGTCGCCAAGCTGGGCCGTCAGCTGGCCCTCGCGGCAGCCGGGTTGAGCTTCGTCGCGGCCGTCGCAGGTCCGACGGCGTACACCATCAGCACGCTTCAGGAGGGCCACACCGGCTCCATCGTCACGGCCGGTCCGGCCGGGGCGAGCATGATGGGCGGCGGTCCTGGTGGCGGCGGCTTCCCGGGCGGCGGCCAGAACCAGCAGAACGGCAACATCCAGGGCCAGGGCCGGCAGGGCGGCGGCATGGGCCAGCCCCCGACCGGTGGCACCGGCGGCATGCCGGGCCAGAACGGCAACAGCAACACCCAGGGCCAGAACCAGCAGGGCGGCATGCCCGGCGGGCAGACGGGCGAGGGCGGCATGGGCGGTGGCGGCGGCGCCGGTGGCCTGCTCAACGGCGCCAGCGTCTCCGACGAGGCCAAGAAGCTGCTGGAGACGAACGCCGGGGACTACACCTGGGCCGCAGCGGCCATCGGCGCCCAGAACGCGGCGAACTACCAGCTCTCCACCGGCGAACCCGTCATGGCGATCGGCGGCTTCAACGGCACGGACCCGTCGCCGACACTGGCCCAGTTCAAGCAGTACGTGACCGACGGCAAGATCCACTACTTCATCTCCAGTGGCTCCGGCGGCGGTGGCATGGGCGGCAGCAGCAGCGGTACGTCCTCGCAGATCACGGAGTGGGTCGAGGCCAACTTCACGAAGGTGACGGTCGGTTCGGCCACCTTCTACGACCTGACACAGGAGGCGAGCAGCAGCTGA